Genomic DNA from Methylocystis sp. MJC1:
CACTCGTCTCGAAGAAAATCCACGAACCGCTGTCAGATTCTGCGCATAACAAGCGTGCTGCCTTCGGCGCGCAGCTCGATAATTGGACAGCGTTCCTGCGGGTCGATGACGCAGGCGGCGCCCGCACCCAAGGCGATGACGGCGGTGATCGCGCCATTGTCGAGCAGTCTGGCGCGCGCGAGATCGCCAAGGACGGAGACCGGCGCGATCAACCGCGCCGGCCCGAGCGCATCGAGCGTTTCGAGAAAATGCGCGGCCGTGAAAGGCGCAAGAAAATGTAGCGGCGCGCCTGATAGCAACGCCGCGAGCGGGCCCGCGATAAGAGCGGAGAGCGAGCTTGGCGCATAGAGCGAAAGAATAGGAGCCTCTCCCGCCGCGCGAGTCGCGCGCACGAGATCGAGCGCCGCGCCGAGCAGCGCGCTTTGTGAGACGAAGTGAACATTCCCGCCCTCGTCGAGCGCGCCGATATCGTGGCGTTCGTCGTCGCTCCAATCATCGGAGAGCGGCACGCGCGGCGAAATTTGAGCGGCGAGCGCTTGCGCCGAAAAATCGGCGGCGCCGTCCAGCGCGCCGTGAAGCGCGCCGATGACGCACAACGAGGGCGTATCAGCGGCGATCTCGAGCAGCGCCTCTTCGAAATCGAGGCCGCAAATTTGCGCCGGCGCGAAAAGCGCTCCGATCTGCAATGTCTTCGCCGCGCGAGCAATGGCGCTAAGCGAGTGGGGGAGAGGCATGGGCGCGAGGGTCGGCGCGAGACCCGCTGCGAGCGCGCCGACGAGCGCCACAAAGGCCTGGGAGCCGGGCGGACAGCAGATAAGAATCTTCTCGCCGCGCGCTAGATCGAGACTACGCAGCTTCGAGAGGCAGGCGCCGACGCGCTGGTATAGATCGGCGTAGGTCACATCGTCTCTGACGCCCTCTATATGATCCAGAAAAGCAAGCCCGCCGGGACGCGGCCTTGCGGCGCCGGCGACGAGCGCGTCGAAGCCGAACTGCGTCAACGGATGGGCGCGTACGAGCGCCGCTTCCTCTTCTTCGGAAACGGCGGCGCGGACGATCATGGGGTTTTCCTCCACCAGCTCTCGAGCGTCGGACCAAAGAGCGGCGCCGCGTAACGCGGCAAGCGCCCGGGACGCGCAATGTCGGTCGAATGTGCGATCCATTGTTCGGAGGCGTGAAACAAAGGCACGACATAAAAGCCCGAGAGCAGCACGCGGTCATAGGCGCGCACCGCCGCGACGAAATCCTCCTGGCTTTGCGCCGAGAGTAGCGCGGCGATCAGCGCGTCGATCGCGGGCGAGGCGGCGCCGGCGAGATTGAAAGAGGATTCCTGCTTCGCGCTTGCCGAGCCCCACCGCATGCGCTGCTCATTGCCGGGCGAGGCGGACGCCAGATACTGCCCGATCATCATGTCGAAATCGAACTTCTGGCGCCGGCGCTGATATTGCACTTCGTCGACGAGCCTGACGCGCGCCTCGACGCCGATGCGCGCGAGAGACGCTGCATAATTGAGCGCGAGACGCTCCTGATTGCGGTCCTTGACCATGATTTCGAAGGAAACGGGCTCGCCATCCTTAGCGAGCTTGTCGCCGTCGACGCGGTAGCCGGCGCTTGCCAGCAATTCGAGTGCGCGCTTGGCCATTTCGCGGTCGCGGCCCGAACCGTCGTTGATCGGCGGACGCCATTTTCCGTCGAGAATATCCGCGCGCACCGCGTCGGGGTAGCGCACCAGAAGAGCGCGCTCTTTCTCGCTCGCCGGACGGCCGGAGGAGGAAAGCTCCGATTCGTCGAAGAAGCTTTTCGTGCGCGTGTAGAGGTTCGAGTAGAGGTTGGCGTTGACCCACTCGAAATCGAACATCATGCCGAGCGCCTCGCGCAACCGGATGTCGGTGAAGATCGGGCGTCGCGTATTGAAGACGAAGCCTTCGAGCCCCTTGGGGTTCTCGTTCTTCAGCGTCTCCGTCGCAACGCGGCCCTCGCGCAGCGCGGGGAAGTCGTAACCGGTGGACCAACGCGTCGTGCTGGTTTCCTCGCGATAGTCGAGCAGGCCGGCCTTGAAGGCCTCGAACAGCGAATTTCCGTCGCGGAAATATTGGATGTCGATCTCGTCGAAATTGTAGAAACCGCGCTGGCTCGGGACGTCCGCGCCCCAATAATTCGGAGCGCGCTTCAAAAGCAGCCGCGCGCCGGCCTGAGCGTCCGCGACGATATAAGGGCCGGAGCCAACAGGCTTGGCGAGCGTCGCGTCGGAGAAGCGCTCGAGGTCGGTCGCATGTTTCGGCAGCACCGGCATGATGGCGAGAATGAGCGGCAGCTCGCGATCGCCGACGCCGGTCAGATCATAAGAGACGGTCTGCGCATCGGGCGCCGTGATGGCTTTGACGAGCCCATAGGCGATGCGCTGCTGCGGGCGGCCCTTCGATTTGAGGAGGTCGAAGGAGAACAGCACGTCTTCCGAGGTGATGGGCTTGCCGTCCGAGAAATGCGCGCGCGGGTCGAGATGGAAGGTCACGCGCGCGCGGGCGGCGTCGATGTCGAGCGATTGGGCGATGAGCGGATAGAGCGTGAAGGGCTCGTCCTGCGACCGCGCCATCATTCCTTGAAAGACATTGCCGACGAGGCCCTGGGCTGTGGAGCCGGATTTCAGATTGAAGGGGTTGAGGCTGTCGAATGTCCCCGCAAGGCCGACGCGCAGCTTGCCGCCCTTCTTCGCCTGTGGGTCGGCGTAAGGGAAATGATCGAAGTCTGGCGGCAGCGCCGGCGCGCCATGCGTCGCCAGGCCGTGCGTAGGTTCGTCCGCGGCGAGCGGACCGATGGCCGCGAAAAGCGCCGCAAGGACGAGGCAGGGGAGGCGGCGCCTCTTCTGGCGGCCGCGAATCGCGGAAGAGATCATGCCTCGACAATAGTCGAACCTATGGCGGCAAGAAGCCAAGAGCAGGCCTCATTCCGCCGCATTTATGAAATTTTAACGTTATCGGCGCGCGTCGGGCTGTCCGCGCGCCCAGGACCCGCTGGAATTTGCCGCGGCGACACGGTAAGAGCTTTGCCGTCGATCCGGCGCGGCGGCTGCGCCGGGGGAGAACCGCGATCGGGGCATGCGTTCCAGGCCGTTCCATCTTTTCGCCCGCGCAGGTGGGCGGCGCCCGCGAGGCGCGGCAACAACAGCTGTTTACGAAGCCGGAAAGGCGCCGGCTGGAGAACAATCGAAAGGGACTTCGGAAATGTCGAACCTCTTCTCGCGGTCCGCCGCGGTCGCGCTGGCAGGCGCTTTCCTGCTCGCTGGCGTTTCGGCGCATGCCCAGCAGGCTCCGGCCGCAGGCGGCGCGCCGGCCGCTGCCGGACAGCAACCTGCCGCTGGCGGCCCCATCACCGCCACGCTGCAGGCGGTGCAGGCCGACTGGACCAAGGTCTGCGGCAACGACCCGACGACCAAGAAGGAAGTCTGCTACACGACCCGCGATTTCGGCGCCGCCGCCAAGGAAGGCGACGCTCCGCAGCCGCTGCTCGCGCTGGCGGTCTACGACCCCAAGGGCGACGACACCAAGATCATCCGCCTGCTCCTGCCGCCGGGCCTCATGCTGAAGCCGGGCTTCCGGTTTGCGATCGACAAGGGGGCCATGGAGGCCGGCGCCTTTGAGATCTGCTTCCCGAACGGCTGCTTTGCCGAGGCGAAGGTCAAGAAGGCCTCGGTCGACAGCATGAAGAAGGCCCAGCAGATGACGGTCATCGTCAAGAACCAGGCCAATACCGAGGTCACTTTCTATTTGCCCCTGAACGACTTCGGCAAAGCCTTCGACGGCCCGGCGATCGATCCCAAGGTGCTTGAGGAGCAGCAGAAGAAGCTGCAGGAAGAGCTGCAGAAGAAGGCCGAGGAAGAGCGCAAGAAGCTCGAAGCCAAGAGCGCCGCGCCGTCTGCGGCTCCTGCGCCGGCTGGGAAGAAGTAAGCGCTTTCTCTCTAACGGATAAAGAAACGCCCGCATCACGCATGCGGGCGTTTTCTTTTGGGGCTGGGGAAGAAGGCCGGGGATTGCGAGAAGTTGATCCTGCGCGCGTCCCGAAGCATGGCGACGGCAGCGTGCGCCGTACCCGTCATTGCGAGGAGCAAAGCGACGAAGCAATCCATACAGCCAGGCGGCTCTGGATTGCTTCGTCGCTTGCGCTCCTCGCAATGTGACGATGGCGGGGAAATTTAGTGCCGCTTCGCCTCGCGTATGCGATAGACGCCGTCTTCATCGCGAGCGAAAGTCTCTTCGACCTGCGGGTGGCGGACGGGCTCGCCGGATGTGTCGGGCATGAGATTCTGCTCCGATACATAGGCGACATATTCGGTTTCGGCGTTTTCCGCGAAGAGGTGGTAGAAAGGCTGGTCCTTGCTCGGACGCAAATCCTCTGGAATCGACAGCCACCATTCCTCGGTGTTGGCGAACACCGGGTCGACGTCATAGATGACGCCCCGGAACGGATAGCGACGGTGTTTCACGACCTGACCGATCGCAAATTTGGCAATGCTCTCTCGCGGCATTCTTACGACGCCTTTAACGCAGATTTTACTGCAGCATTTGGTAGCGCAGCGCCCTCGGCGCCGTCAACGGCGTCGAGAGGGAGCAATCATAGTGATGTTGAATCAGGCCTTTAGTGCGGCGACGCCGGGGAGAGTCTTGCCCTCGAGCCATTCGAGGAAGGCGCCGCCAGCCGTCGACACGTAAGAGAACTCCTGGGCGGCGTGGGCCTGATTGAGCGCCGCGACCGTGTCGCCACCGCCTGCGACCGATAGGAGCTTCCCTTCCACCGTCAGGCGCGCTGCCGTCTGCGCGACGGCGTTGGTGCCCTCCTCGAAGGGCGGCAGTTCGAAGGCGCCGAAGGGGCCGTTCCAGACGAGCGTCTTGCATTGGACAAGAAGAGTTTCGACCTGCGCCACGGATTTGGGGCCAACGTCGAGGATCATATCGTCCGCGCCGACATGGTCCACCGAGACGATATGCGACGGCGCATGGGCCTTGAATTTCTGCGCGACAGTGGCGTCGACTGGCAGAACGATCGTGCAATTGGCTGCTTTCGCCTTTTCGAGAATCTCGCGCGCCGTTTCGGCGAGGTCGTGCTCGCAAAGCGACTTGCCGACCGCCTTGCCCTGCGCGGCGAGAAAGGTATTCGCCATGCCGCCGCCTATGACCAGGAAATCGACCTTATCGACGAGATTGCCGAGCAATTCCAGCTTGGTGGAAACCTTGGCGCCGCCGACGACCGCCATCACCGGCCGCGCCGGATTGGCGAGCGCCGATTCGAGCGCCTCCAGCTCCGCCTGCATGGTGCGTCCCGCGATGGCGGGGAGCTTATGGGCGAGGCCTTCCGTGGTGGCGTGGGCGCGATGCGCGGCGGAGAAGGCGTCATTGACGAAGACGTCGCCGAGCGCCGCGACTTCCTCGACGAAGGCGGGGTCGTTCTTCTCCTCGCCCTTATGAAAGCGGGTGTTTTCGAGGAGGACGACGTCGCCGTCCTTCATCGCCGAAACGACCGCTTCGGCCGCTTCGCCAATGCAGTCTACCGCGAAGGGAATCTGGCGCTTGAGATAATGTTCGAGGGTCGGGAGCACCTGGCGCAGCGAGTCCTCGTCGACGCGCTGGCCCTTCGGGCGGCCGAAATGCGAAAGCAGAATGACCTTGCCGCCCTTGCCGGCGATCTCATTGATCGTCGGCAGAATGCGCTCGATGCGGGTCGCGTCGGTGACGCGCCCCTCCTCCATCGGCACGTTGAGATCGACGCGCAGCAGAACGCGTTTGCCTTTGACGTCGACGCTGTCGAGGGTGCGGAAGGAGGTCATCTTGCGCGGCTCCAATGGTCGTCAGAAAAGAGAACGCGGACCCTCGGGTCCGCGTCACGATGTAATGAACCGAGGTTAGATCAGCTTCCCCATCGCCGCCGCCGTATCCGTCATGCGGCCCGAGAAGCCCCATTCATTGTCGTACCAGCTCAAGATGGAGACAAGGTTTCCGTCCATCACCTTGGTCTGGTCGAGATGGAAGGTCGAGGAGGCCGGGCAATGGTTGAAATCGCAGGAGACGAGCTTCTCCGACGTGTAAGCAAGCACGCCCTTCATCGGACCGTCGGCCGCCGCCTTGATGGCCGCGTGGATTTCGTCCTTGGTCGTCGGCCGCTTGGCGACGAACTTCAGATCCACGGCGGAAACGTTCGGCGTCGGCACGCGGATCGCATAGCCGTCGAGCTTGCCGTTGAGCTCCGGCAGCACGAGACCCACGGCCTTGGCGGCGCCCGTCGAGGTCGGGATCATCGAGAGAGCCGCGGCTCGGGCGCGATAGAGGTCCTTGTGGAAGGTGTCGAGCGTCGGCTGGTCGCCGGTATAGGAGTGGATCGTCGTCATGATCCCCTTCTCGATGCCGATGGCGTCGTTGAGGACCTTGGCGACCGGCGCGAGGCAGTTGGTCGTGCAGGAGGCGTTGGAGACGACCAGATGATCCTTGGTCAGTCTGTCATGATTGACGCCATAGACGACCGTGAGGTCTGCGCCGTCGCCGGGAGCGGAAACGAGCACGCGCTTGGCGCCCGCTTCGAGCAACATCTTCGCCTTGTCGCGCGCGGTGAAGAGGCCGGTGCACTCCATCGCGACGTCAACGCCGAGCGCCTTGTAGGGCAGCTCCGCCGGGTTCTTGATGGCGGTGACCTTGATGGGGCCGCGACCAACGTCGATCGTGTCGCCCTCGACCTTCACCTGATGGGGGAAACGGCCATGGACCGAGTCGTAGCGCAACAGATGGGCGTTGGTTTCGACCGGGCCCAGATCGTTGATGCTCACGACCTCGAGATCGGTGCGGCCAGATTCGACGATGTAGCGAAGGACGTTGCGGCCGATGCGCCCGAAGCCGTTGATGGCCACTCTCACGGTCATTTGGAAAATCTCCTTCTCGCCGCTTGCTTCAAGAGGAAAGCGGCTGTCACCCGGCTGCGTCTCTCGCGCTGCGCGCCGGGCCTGGTGCGAGGCGAGGGTGTGATAGCACCTCGCGCCCCCCTGTCAACGCGTCGCCCCGCCGCGCGGCATGGTTCGTGCTGTCGATTGGCTTTTGCCCGTTTCATGCTACCAACCTGTTACGACGAATCGGCGTAGGCCAGCCGCAACCTTTTCCCCGCAAAAATAGGGCGCCGCCCGGCGATGACGCACTCCGAACAGCCTGCCGAAAAAACCGCCGAAAGGCTCGATCAGGCGCTCGGTCGCCTCGGAGCCGCTCTCGACCGGCTGGAACGAAGCATGGCTGTGAAGCTGGAGGACGATGTTTCCGCTGCGGAGCTGGAGGAGGAGCTGGATATCATGCAGGATGATCGCGGCCGTCTCGCCCTCGAGCTCGACGCGGCGCTTGCGCATGTGAGCGCTCTTGAGAAAGCGCGCGACGAAGTCCTGCGCCGGTTGGATGAGGCCGGGGCCGACGTCGTCGCCGCGCTGGGGCAGGCCAGCGGCGCGCCGGACGGGGAATAGATCGATGGCCGCCGTCATCGTCACCATCGCCGGGCGCACATACCGTCTCTCCTGCGACGACGGCGAGGAGCCGCGCCTCCAGAAACTCGCCCGTTATATCGAGAGCAAGATCCTCTCGATGAAGGACAGTTTTCGTGACGTCGGCGAACAGCGCATCGTGGTGATGGCGGCGCTGAGCGTTGCGGATGAAGCGGCCGATTCGCGCAGCAAGGCTGAGGCCTTGGAAGCGGACGTCGTCGCCCTGCGCGCCGAGCTCGACGCGGTAAGAAAAGCCGCCGCAGCGCTGGAAGAACGCGCGACGGCGGCGGTGGAAGACGCGGCGCAGCGACTGGAACGGCTCGAGGCCGATCTGCGGAAGCCTGCGGTCAGCGACGATTTTCCGTTCTGAGGAAGGACGGCGCGCCGTAAGCGGGAAGGCTTCGCGGGCGTTCCCGATGCTCGCGCAGCGAGCGATCCGGGATTCAGAACAAAAACGTTTCATGCCGTTTGCGAGCGAAGCGAAGCAATCCAGGGCCGCCGTGGCTGCCCCGGATTGCTTCGTCGCTCCGCTCCTCGCAATGACGAGAGAATGGGAGCCGCTTATCAGCAGTCGATCACTTGCCCCAGTTTTCCATGCTCACATCGTGCTTTGCCTGCTCGAGATCGTCGGCATTCTGCGAATACTGGTGATTGAGCTTTTCCGCGGTCATGGCGACCGCGCCGTCCGACATGATGGCGATCTTCATCTGCTCGGTCGCCATGCGGTTCAGTTCGTTGATCCACTGATTGAGATTGAGAAGGAGCTTGTTCTTGCGGTCCTTCTGAATTGCCTGCGAGGCGCTCGAGTCGGTCGCAACGGCGATCTCGGCCTTTGTGTCGTCGATCAGCTTGTCGAGGTCCTTGGCCTTTGCTTCCAGCGCCGCGACCTGGTCCTGCGCGCCGCCCTTGGCCTTTTCCAGCGCGGCTTCCGTCTCTTTCTTCGCCTTCTCCAGATTGTCGAGGCCGTTCTTCAGCCAGCTCGCCTGGATGTTCAGCAGCGCGTCGCGGGCGACGCCGGTAAGGTTGAAGCCGTTCGGAATCGGGAAATAGGGGCCGAGCTTGGCCGCCTCGGCAGGGGCGGCGAGGCCGAGGACGCCGGCGACGAGAATGGCGGCTGCAGCCGCACGGAGACCAGCCGGCATAGAGACGAGGCGCATATGGTTTCACTCCCGATTAAGCGCGCCGAGTTGTTCCTTGACGCGAATTCTTATGCACGGAGCTTGGGCGATCCGAGCCTGTCTTGCAAGCCCGCTTCCTGCCACACAAACGTCATGCGCCGGCGCCGCGCCGCTTGACGTGGATGGCTGTTTTGCGCGAGTCTTCACGCGCCGGGGGAGCCCCGCCCGGCGGCGGAAGGATCGCGCCGCCATGGGGCTGAGAGGCTGCGAAGCGCGTTTATGACGAACGTGGGGCGCGGCGACCCTTTGAACCTGATCCAGTTCAAATGCTGGCGGAGGGATGGTGTACAACTCCCGTAACCTTGCAGGCGCGCTATGCTAGCGCGCGTCATCGGCGCCGGCGTCGCCGGGCTTTGCGCGACCTATGCCTTGGCGCGGGCCGGGGCGCAGGTGGAGCTCGTCGAGCGTCAGACGGCGCCCGGCCAGGGCTGCTCGCGCTTTGCGGGCGGCATGATCGCGCCTTGGTGCGAACTGGAGAGCGCCGAGCCGCTCGTGGCCGAGCTTGGGCAGGAGGCGCTCGCGTTCTGGACCTCGGACATTCCAGTCGCCACGATCGCCGGAACCCTCGTCGTCGCCGCGCCGCGCGAGCGCGCGGAGCTTTTGGATTTCGCCCGGCGCACGGATCATTTCGAGCGGCTCGACGGCGCGGGCGTCGCGGCGTTCGAGCCGGATTTGGCGAATCGTTTCGACGCCGCGCTCTTCTTTGCGCGGGAGGCGCATCTCGATCCGCGCGCCGCCATGCAAGCGCTCGCGGACAGGCTCGCTGCGATGCCCAACGTCGTGCGGCATTATGGCGCGGAGGCGGATGCGCTTGCGACCCATCCCGACTGGACCATCGACTGCCGGGGGTTCGCCGCGCGCGACGCGCTCCCTCGGCTGCGCGGCGTGAAGGGCGAGATGCTGGTTTTGCGCAGCGACGAGATTGTTCTCTCCCGCCCAATTCGCATGCTGCATCCGCGCCGGCCGGTCTATGTCGTGCCGCGCGGGGAGGGTCTATTCATGGTCGGGGCGACCATGATCGAAAATGAGGAGCGCGCGCGGGTGACAGCGCGCTCCGTTGTGGAGCTTGTCAATTCCGCCTTCGCCATTCACCCGGCCTTCGCCGAGGCGGAGATCGTCGAAATGGGCTCGGACGTGCGGCCGGCCTATCCGGATAATCTTCCGCGCCTGACGCAAAGTGGAAAGACGATCTATATCAATGGGCTCTACAGGCACGGTTTCCTGCTTGCCCCCGCGCTCGCGCGCCGCGCTGCCGAGGTTGTTCTCCGCGGCGCCTATTTTCCGGAGGTGATGGATGCAGATTCGGGTGAACGGGCGTCCGCGTGAGGTGGACTCCACCACTTTGGAGGCCCTGCTGCGCGAATTGGGCTACGAGGATCAGAAGGTCGGCACGGCGCTGAACCAGGAATTCGTGCGCGACAGGGACCGTGAAAAGACCATGCTTCATGAGGGCGACGCGGTGGAGATCGTCACGCCGCGGCAGGGCGGATGAGTGCAAAGCGTCCAATGAACGCCGCTGATACGCTCACCTTCTACGACGTTGCGCTACGATCGCGGCTGCTGCTGGGGACGGCGCGCTATCCCTCGCCCGCGATTCTCACCGAGGCCATCCGCGCCTCGGGCTGCGAGATCGTCACGGTTTCGTTGCGGCGGGAGGCAGGCGGCTCGCGCGCGGGCGAGAGCTTTTGGACCCTCGTTCGGGACCTCGGCGCGCGCGTGCTTCCCAATACGGCGGGCTGCCGCACGGCCAAGGAGGCGATTGCGACGGCGCAAATGGCCCGCGAGGTATTCGAGACCGATTGGATCAAGCTCGAAGTGATCGGCGAGGAAGATACGCTGCAGCCCGACGTTTTCGGCCTCGTGGAAGCGGCGAAGGCGCTCGTCGGGGATGGTTTCAAGGTTTTTCCCTATACGACCGACGATCTCGTGGTCGCCGAAAAGCTCCTCGACGCAGGCTGCAAGGTTTTGATGCCCTGGGCGGCGCCGATCGGTTCGGGGCGCGGCGTCAACAATACGTTCGCCTTGCGGGCTTTGCGGGCGCATTTCCCGGGTACGCCGCTCGTCGTCGACGCAGGGCTCGGCGCGCCCTCTCATGCCGCGACCGTGATGGAGATGGGCTATGACGCCGTGCTGCTGAATACGGCGGTCTCGCGGGCGGGCGATCCCGTCGCCATGGCGCGCGCTTTCGGCCTCGCTGTCGAGGCCGGGCGGCTCGCCTTTCTAGCCAAGCCGATGACGCCCCGCGACATGGCCGAGCCCTCGACGCCGGTGATCGGGCGGCCGTTCAAGGACATGCTCTGACAATCTTTTCTTTGCGCGGTCCATTAGAGCGCATCGGCCCGCGCGCCTTCCGGCGCGCAACATCGTCGCAAACAGCTTCGAAAAGATGATAAACCGCCGCCTATGCAGACAGTGAGCCTCGACCCATTTTATCTTATCGTCGATAACGCCGACTGGCTGGCGCGTCTGCTGCCGCTCGGCGTTCGACTCGTGCAATTGCGCGTGAAGGATCGCCTCGAGTCCGAGGTTCGCGATGAAAT
This window encodes:
- a CDS encoding AMP-binding protein, whose product is MIVRAAVSEEEEAALVRAHPLTQFGFDALVAGAARPRPGGLAFLDHIEGVRDDVTYADLYQRVGACLSKLRSLDLARGEKILICCPPGSQAFVALVGALAAGLAPTLAPMPLPHSLSAIARAAKTLQIGALFAPAQICGLDFEEALLEIAADTPSLCVIGALHGALDGAADFSAQALAAQISPRVPLSDDWSDDERHDIGALDEGGNVHFVSQSALLGAALDLVRATRAAGEAPILSLYAPSSLSALIAGPLAALLSGAPLHFLAPFTAAHFLETLDALGPARLIAPVSVLGDLARARLLDNGAITAVIALGAGAACVIDPQERCPIIELRAEGSTLVMRRI
- a CDS encoding extracellular solute-binding protein, with amino-acid sequence MISSAIRGRQKRRRLPCLVLAALFAAIGPLAADEPTHGLATHGAPALPPDFDHFPYADPQAKKGGKLRVGLAGTFDSLNPFNLKSGSTAQGLVGNVFQGMMARSQDEPFTLYPLIAQSLDIDAARARVTFHLDPRAHFSDGKPITSEDVLFSFDLLKSKGRPQQRIAYGLVKAITAPDAQTVSYDLTGVGDRELPLILAIMPVLPKHATDLERFSDATLAKPVGSGPYIVADAQAGARLLLKRAPNYWGADVPSQRGFYNFDEIDIQYFRDGNSLFEAFKAGLLDYREETSTTRWSTGYDFPALREGRVATETLKNENPKGLEGFVFNTRRPIFTDIRLREALGMMFDFEWVNANLYSNLYTRTKSFFDESELSSSGRPASEKERALLVRYPDAVRADILDGKWRPPINDGSGRDREMAKRALELLASAGYRVDGDKLAKDGEPVSFEIMVKDRNQERLALNYAASLARIGVEARVRLVDEVQYQRRRQKFDFDMMIGQYLASASPGNEQRMRWGSASAKQESSFNLAGAASPAIDALIAALLSAQSQEDFVAAVRAYDRVLLSGFYVVPLFHASEQWIAHSTDIARPGRLPRYAAPLFGPTLESWWRKTP
- a CDS encoding invasion associated locus B family protein, producing MSNLFSRSAAVALAGAFLLAGVSAHAQQAPAAGGAPAAAGQQPAAGGPITATLQAVQADWTKVCGNDPTTKKEVCYTTRDFGAAAKEGDAPQPLLALAVYDPKGDDTKIIRLLLPPGLMLKPGFRFAIDKGAMEAGAFEICFPNGCFAEAKVKKASVDSMKKAQQMTVIVKNQANTEVTFYLPLNDFGKAFDGPAIDPKVLEEQQKKLQEELQKKAEEERKKLEAKSAAPSAAPAPAGKK
- the hspQ gene encoding heat shock protein HspQ, with translation MPRESIAKFAIGQVVKHRRYPFRGVIYDVDPVFANTEEWWLSIPEDLRPSKDQPFYHLFAENAETEYVAYVSEQNLMPDTSGEPVRHPQVEETFARDEDGVYRIREAKRH
- a CDS encoding phosphoglycerate kinase, with the protein product MTSFRTLDSVDVKGKRVLLRVDLNVPMEEGRVTDATRIERILPTINEIAGKGGKVILLSHFGRPKGQRVDEDSLRQVLPTLEHYLKRQIPFAVDCIGEAAEAVVSAMKDGDVVLLENTRFHKGEEKNDPAFVEEVAALGDVFVNDAFSAAHRAHATTEGLAHKLPAIAGRTMQAELEALESALANPARPVMAVVGGAKVSTKLELLGNLVDKVDFLVIGGGMANTFLAAQGKAVGKSLCEHDLAETAREILEKAKAANCTIVLPVDATVAQKFKAHAPSHIVSVDHVGADDMILDVGPKSVAQVETLLVQCKTLVWNGPFGAFELPPFEEGTNAVAQTAARLTVEGKLLSVAGGGDTVAALNQAHAAQEFSYVSTAGGAFLEWLEGKTLPGVAALKA
- the gap gene encoding type I glyceraldehyde-3-phosphate dehydrogenase, which encodes MTVRVAINGFGRIGRNVLRYIVESGRTDLEVVSINDLGPVETNAHLLRYDSVHGRFPHQVKVEGDTIDVGRGPIKVTAIKNPAELPYKALGVDVAMECTGLFTARDKAKMLLEAGAKRVLVSAPGDGADLTVVYGVNHDRLTKDHLVVSNASCTTNCLAPVAKVLNDAIGIEKGIMTTIHSYTGDQPTLDTFHKDLYRARAAALSMIPTSTGAAKAVGLVLPELNGKLDGYAIRVPTPNVSAVDLKFVAKRPTTKDEIHAAIKAAADGPMKGVLAYTSEKLVSCDFNHCPASSTFHLDQTKVMDGNLVSILSWYDNEWGFSGRMTDTAAAMGKLI
- a CDS encoding DUF4164 family protein, encoding MTHSEQPAEKTAERLDQALGRLGAALDRLERSMAVKLEDDVSAAELEEELDIMQDDRGRLALELDAALAHVSALEKARDEVLRRLDEAGADVVAALGQASGAPDGE
- a CDS encoding cell division protein ZapA, with the translated sequence MAAVIVTIAGRTYRLSCDDGEEPRLQKLARYIESKILSMKDSFRDVGEQRIVVMAALSVADEAADSRSKAEALEADVVALRAELDAVRKAAAALEERATAAVEDAAQRLERLEADLRKPAVSDDFPF
- a CDS encoding FAD-dependent oxidoreductase yields the protein MLARVIGAGVAGLCATYALARAGAQVELVERQTAPGQGCSRFAGGMIAPWCELESAEPLVAELGQEALAFWTSDIPVATIAGTLVVAAPRERAELLDFARRTDHFERLDGAGVAAFEPDLANRFDAALFFAREAHLDPRAAMQALADRLAAMPNVVRHYGAEADALATHPDWTIDCRGFAARDALPRLRGVKGEMLVLRSDEIVLSRPIRMLHPRRPVYVVPRGEGLFMVGATMIENEERARVTARSVVELVNSAFAIHPAFAEAEIVEMGSDVRPAYPDNLPRLTQSGKTIYINGLYRHGFLLAPALARRAAEVVLRGAYFPEVMDADSGERASA
- the thiS gene encoding sulfur carrier protein ThiS, whose translation is MQIRVNGRPREVDSTTLEALLRELGYEDQKVGTALNQEFVRDRDREKTMLHEGDAVEIVTPRQGG
- a CDS encoding thiazole synthase; translation: MNAADTLTFYDVALRSRLLLGTARYPSPAILTEAIRASGCEIVTVSLRREAGGSRAGESFWTLVRDLGARVLPNTAGCRTAKEAIATAQMAREVFETDWIKLEVIGEEDTLQPDVFGLVEAAKALVGDGFKVFPYTTDDLVVAEKLLDAGCKVLMPWAAPIGSGRGVNNTFALRALRAHFPGTPLVVDAGLGAPSHAATVMEMGYDAVLLNTAVSRAGDPVAMARAFGLAVEAGRLAFLAKPMTPRDMAEPSTPVIGRPFKDML